The proteins below are encoded in one region of Kiritimatiellia bacterium:
- a CDS encoding MlaD family protein yields the protein MKRSRMQQMSIEIVVGFFMMMILLALGFFTIILSQDNILAKNYELTVVFDQVAGLITGDKVYVKGVDVGRVKRLEVRRDGVHALLSLDYPVELREDYSIHVVPASVLGGKFVEIREGSPEKPLLEPGQIVVGKGPADFIAEFTEGIQKIRTSLEQGGVLENLQETMANLREITRRLRDGEGTVGKLLTDDGLYTNLLAISARLERGEGTLGKLLSDDGLYTNLLAVSARLERGEGTLGKLLTDDGLYTNLLAVSARLERGEGTLGRLLSSDDQLYQDLSDAVASLKDTAQTISRGEGTLGKLVKDDGLYRQVDSLIVEVRAAVDDLRETTPVVSFSSIFFGAF from the coding sequence ATGAAACGAAGCCGCATGCAGCAAATGTCGATCGAGATCGTCGTCGGATTTTTCATGATGATGATCCTGCTGGCGCTGGGGTTTTTCACCATCATTCTCAGCCAGGACAACATCCTCGCGAAAAACTACGAGCTGACTGTTGTTTTTGACCAGGTTGCCGGACTGATTACCGGCGACAAGGTCTATGTCAAAGGCGTGGATGTCGGCCGAGTCAAGCGACTCGAGGTCCGGCGCGACGGTGTGCACGCTTTGCTCTCGTTGGATTATCCAGTGGAGTTGCGTGAGGACTATTCGATTCACGTTGTTCCTGCCTCAGTGCTCGGCGGCAAGTTTGTTGAAATCCGCGAAGGCTCCCCGGAAAAGCCTCTGTTGGAGCCGGGCCAGATCGTGGTCGGAAAAGGGCCCGCTGATTTTATTGCTGAATTTACCGAAGGCATCCAGAAGATCCGCACCTCGCTCGAGCAGGGCGGCGTGCTCGAAAATTTGCAGGAAACGATGGCCAATCTTCGGGAAATCACCCGTCGGCTCCGCGACGGCGAAGGCACCGTCGGCAAACTGTTGACCGACGATGGGCTATACACAAACCTGCTCGCCATCAGCGCTCGATTGGAGCGGGGCGAGGGCACGCTCGGCAAATTGTTGTCGGATGATGGCCTGTACACGAATTTGCTCGCAGTCAGCGCCCGATTGGAACGCGGTGAGGGAACACTTGGCAAGCTGCTGACGGATGACGGGCTCTATACAAACTTGCTGGCGGTCAGTGCGCGCCTTGAGCGCGGGGAGGGAACACTGGGTCGACTGCTTTCATCGGACGATCAGTTATATCAGGATTTATCCGATGCCGTAGCGTCTTTGAAAGACACTGCGCAGACCATCAGCCGAGGCGAAGGTACGCTTGGAAAACTTGTGAAGGATGATGGGCTATACCGTCAGGTCGACAGCCTGATAGTTGAAGTTCGTGCGGCTGTGGATGATTTGCGGGAAACAACGCCCGTCGTCTCCTTCTCTAGCATTTTTTTCGGAGCGTTCTGA
- a CDS encoding ATP-binding cassette domain-containing protein: protein MIRFERVTKRLGNRNVLDEFDLEIRKGETFVICGPSGMGKSVTLKHMVRLLTPDRGRVFVGDDCVSEAYGRQLERIRSRFGVLFQGGALLAWLSAGENVALPLREHTRMSDAEIEALVREKLRLVDLEDAYEKYPADLSGGMRKRVALARAIITEPEIILYDEPTSGLDPVTSRTIDKLIDDLRKKLGVTSVVVTHDLHSALAIGTRIAMLHNGKAVEVATPEDFVKSKNEVVRAFLEAQYITRRGEWEDDLKP, encoded by the coding sequence ATGATCCGCTTCGAACGAGTAACCAAGCGGCTCGGCAACCGCAATGTGCTGGACGAATTCGACCTCGAAATTCGAAAAGGGGAAACTTTTGTCATTTGCGGCCCCTCTGGGATGGGCAAGAGCGTCACCCTCAAGCACATGGTGCGGCTGCTGACGCCTGACCGCGGTCGGGTTTTCGTTGGAGACGACTGCGTGAGCGAAGCCTACGGCCGGCAACTGGAGCGGATTCGCTCCCGGTTTGGCGTTCTGTTCCAGGGTGGCGCGCTTCTCGCCTGGCTGTCCGCTGGAGAAAATGTTGCGCTGCCCCTTCGCGAGCATACTCGGATGAGCGACGCGGAAATTGAGGCCCTGGTTCGGGAAAAGCTGCGGTTGGTTGATCTGGAGGACGCCTACGAGAAATATCCGGCGGACCTTTCCGGCGGCATGAGAAAGCGGGTTGCGCTTGCCCGCGCGATCATCACGGAGCCGGAAATTATCCTGTATGACGAGCCGACCTCTGGGCTGGACCCCGTCACCTCGCGAACGATCGACAAATTGATCGATGACCTGCGCAAAAAGCTCGGTGTGACCAGCGTCGTGGTCACGCATGACCTTCACAGCGCCCTCGCGATCGGCACGCGCATCGCGATGCTGCATAATGGAAAAGCCGTCGAGGTCGCCACACCGGAGGATTTTGTGAAATCGAAGAACGAAGTCGTGCGCGCGTTTCTGGAAGCCCAGTACATCACGCGCCGCGGCGAATGGGAGGATGACCTGAAGCCATGA
- a CDS encoding ABC transporter permease: MGRKVLMNLRGLGQAILMLLEAILYIPRALDRRSRHELIYQMYVAGIKSLGVITVVAAFTGMILALQTGLELRRFGLQQNIGTAVTVVMLREMGPFMTALIIAASVGSAIAAQIGTMVVSEEVSALEIMSINPVRFLVMPRLLALAIMMPILTVYTNILGIVGGAIIGATQLQVSIQAYFDNAQLFAQNKDLYVGLLKAVVFGVVIATTACHQGFSTSEGAVGVGQATRRTVIISFLTILVLGYMMTRLFYR, from the coding sequence ATGGGGCGGAAGGTCCTCATGAACCTTCGCGGGCTCGGACAGGCGATCCTGATGCTGCTGGAGGCCATCCTCTATATTCCCCGCGCTCTGGACCGCCGATCCCGCCACGAGCTGATCTATCAGATGTATGTGGCCGGCATTAAATCGCTCGGCGTAATCACCGTGGTGGCGGCGTTCACCGGCATGATCCTGGCGCTTCAGACCGGCCTCGAGTTGAGGCGATTCGGGTTGCAACAAAATATTGGAACGGCGGTGACCGTCGTGATGTTGCGGGAAATGGGTCCTTTCATGACGGCCCTGATCATTGCCGCGAGCGTCGGGTCCGCTATCGCCGCCCAGATTGGGACGATGGTGGTTTCAGAAGAGGTCTCCGCGCTGGAAATCATGTCGATCAACCCGGTGAGGTTCCTCGTTATGCCCAGGCTGCTGGCCCTCGCGATCATGATGCCCATCCTGACGGTCTATACGAACATCCTCGGCATCGTAGGGGGGGCGATCATCGGCGCGACGCAGTTGCAGGTTTCCATTCAGGCATATTTTGACAACGCGCAACTGTTCGCGCAGAACAAGGATCTCTATGTGGGACTTCTGAAGGCGGTCGTGTTCGGCGTCGTGATCGCAACGACCGCCTGCCATCAGGGGTTTTCGACGTCCGAGGGTGCGGTGGGCGTCGGGCAGGCGACCCGCCGCACGGTAATCATTTCCTTCCTCACCATCCTCGTGCTGGGTTACATGATGACCCGTCTGTTTTACCGCTGA
- the glmM gene encoding phosphoglucosamine mutase → MGRLFGTDGIRGVANQPPMTAEMAMEIGRAIAHVCKQGAERRHQVLIGKDTRISGYMLESALTAGICSMGVDVLLVGPMPTPGIAFITRSMRADAGVVISASHNPYPDNGIKIFSRSGYKLPDAEEQAIEELIFSGKIRDIRPTAAEIGKVRRIDDALGRYIVFCKNTFPESLSLEGLKLVVDCANGATYRVAPIIFRELGADVVALHCEPNGTNINDHCGSQHTESLRAKVLEIGADAGFAFDGDGDRLIAVDEKGNELSGDHILLICAKALKEEGKLAGNRIVTTVMANYGLFVAARQLGIEAAVAPVGDRYVLEMMQSTGAVIGGETSGHMIFLNHHTTGDGLISALQLLAVLCRSGRRLSELASIMTVTPQRLINVEVHSKPDLSTLAPVQKAIAEAEAELREQGRVLVRYSGTQMMCRVMVEGPTEEVTERLTRSIAEVVRQCIGA, encoded by the coding sequence GCACGGACGGCATTCGCGGGGTTGCCAATCAGCCTCCGATGACCGCCGAGATGGCGATGGAAATCGGGCGGGCGATCGCGCACGTTTGCAAGCAGGGGGCGGAGCGGCGCCATCAGGTCCTGATCGGGAAGGACACGCGAATCAGCGGGTACATGCTCGAGAGCGCGCTTACCGCCGGAATCTGCTCAATGGGCGTCGACGTGCTGCTCGTGGGGCCGATGCCAACGCCCGGCATCGCCTTCATCACCCGAAGCATGCGCGCCGATGCCGGCGTGGTCATCTCGGCGTCGCACAACCCCTATCCGGACAACGGAATCAAAATTTTCAGCCGCTCGGGCTACAAGTTGCCGGACGCTGAGGAACAGGCGATTGAAGAGCTGATTTTTTCCGGAAAAATCCGGGATATTCGTCCGACCGCCGCGGAAATTGGGAAGGTGCGCCGGATCGATGACGCGCTTGGCCGCTACATTGTCTTTTGCAAGAACACATTCCCGGAATCTCTCAGCCTCGAGGGGCTCAAACTTGTGGTGGATTGCGCCAACGGCGCGACCTACCGGGTTGCGCCGATTATTTTCCGCGAACTGGGCGCAGATGTGGTGGCCCTGCACTGCGAACCCAACGGCACCAACATCAATGATCACTGCGGCTCGCAACACACGGAGTCCTTACGTGCCAAGGTTCTCGAAATCGGCGCGGATGCCGGGTTCGCTTTTGACGGCGACGGCGACCGGCTGATCGCGGTGGACGAAAAGGGGAATGAGCTCTCGGGCGATCATATCCTTCTGATTTGCGCGAAGGCCCTCAAAGAGGAGGGGAAGCTGGCCGGCAACCGGATCGTCACGACGGTGATGGCGAATTACGGACTGTTTGTCGCAGCGAGGCAGCTCGGCATTGAGGCCGCCGTCGCGCCGGTGGGCGACCGCTATGTGTTGGAAATGATGCAGTCAACGGGCGCGGTCATCGGTGGAGAGACATCGGGCCACATGATTTTTCTCAACCATCATACGACCGGCGACGGTCTGATCTCGGCGCTTCAACTGCTGGCCGTTCTATGCCGCAGCGGGCGGAGGTTGTCCGAGCTGGCGTCAATTATGACGGTGACGCCGCAGCGGCTGATCAACGTCGAAGTCCATTCAAAGCCCGACCTATCCACGTTGGCTCCCGTCCAAAAGGCGATCGCGGAAGCGGAGGCGGAGCTTCGGGAGCAGGGGCGCGTGCTCGTGCGCTATTCCGGTACGCAAATGATGTGCCGCGTGATGGTCGAAGGCCCGACGGAGGAGGTCACCGAACGCCTCACGCGGTCAATTGCCGAGGTCGTCCGCCAATGCATTGGCGCCTGA